GAGCGGAAATTCGCTTGAGGCTTCCATTGGCTAGATAGCTGGCGGTCCGAAAATCAGGAAGGATTGCAATGCCTCCGTTGGTTTGGATCTCGCTGATGGCAGCGGCGTGGCTCTGAAATATTCGTTGATTTTCTTCAGGCACGGCGAAGCGCTTGAGCAGGCGAGCAGTTGCGCCACGCTCTTCAGCAGCCGATGGACCAAGGAACCATGTCTGCGAGCGGAGAGTCGCCGCATCGCCTCGACTCTTTGCCAACGGGTGATTGGCGCTCGCAACGATTACCAACTCGTACCTTAGAAACTGGCTGCTCCGAAAACTGTGTGTGGAGATAGGACTCATCGGGGAGATAACGATGTCGGCTTGGCGAGACGAGAGGAGTTCGGCAGCCCGGTGGCTCGGGTGGACGCTCATCTCGACCTCGATGTCGTTGGCGCGCTTCTTGAAAAGTTCTAGAAGACCCGCAGCGGCGTATTCGGCAAAGAGACTTGTGGTTGCCAGTCTCAATACCCGCTGACCGCGGCTGGCGGCGAGCACTTCTTGACGGGTCTGTTCTTGCAATCCCAAGAGTTCTTGCGCCCGAGCTGCTAACCGTAACCCGCCCGGAGTAAATGCCAGCCCGGCCGACGACGGATGGTAGAGCGGGTCGTTCAACTCCTTGCGCAGCGCTGCGGTGTGAGAAGAGATGGCCGCCGCGCTGATTCCCAATTCGTCAGCCGCCGCCTTGGCGGTGCCGTGTCTGACGATCGCTGCAAACGCTCTTAGCTGTGTCGGTGTCACGTACCCGCACTTTCTGATGTTGTCAGCATCTATCAAGCGATTTAAGGCATCCCTTAAGTCACTATTGACCGATGCGGGGATGCGTCGGTAGATTCGGATTGTACCCGACCTGGGAGCCTGAAATGCAAGTACCTGCGCCGTTCGAATATGAGCGGGCCACTAGCGTCGAGCATGCTATCGCGTTGCGAGAGCGTTTAGGTGAGGAGGCGAGATTCATTGCTGGCGGCCACAGTCTGCTGCCGATGATGAAGCTCAGACTCGCGAATCCTGAATATCTGATCGACATCAACGATCTCACAGAACTGTTCTACATCACTGAGGCGGAGGGGGAAATTCGGATCGGAGCGATGACGCGGCATCGTGATTTGCTTGATTCTGACTTGTTGGCTCAGCACTTCCCGATCTTTCGCGATGCAGAGAAAGTCATTGCCGACCCGGTAGTTCGTAACCGTGGAACGCTCGGCGGATCGCTCTGCCAAGCCGACCCTTCAGAGGATCTGACCGCGGTATGCAACGCACTCGATGCGTCCTGCGTGATCAAATCGACCAGTGGAGAGCGTGTCGTATCGATGAGCGATTTCCACGTTGGACCCTACGAGACAGCAGTGGGTCCCGCTGAAATGCTGACCGAAATCCGCATTCCGCTGAAACCCAACTCAGGTAGCGCGTATGAAAAGGTTGAACGTCGAGCGGGCGACTGGGCAATAGTCTCGGCGGGTGCTGCAATCTGGATGGATGGTGATCGAATCGCCGATGGAAGGGTCGGACTTGCAGCTGTCGGCCCGAACACCACTTTGATTGGACCTGTGTCCGACGCGCTCCACAATGTCGTGCCGTCCGAAGACCTCTACGAGGCAGTAGGAGAGATTGCGGCTGCGAACTGCGCCCCCCAAGACGATCTACGAGGGACGGTTGCCTATAAGACGCACCTTGCGAAAGAACTTACCCGGCGAGCACTACGGCGGGCTGTGGCCCGAGTCCAAGGACAGGAGGCCTGAGATGCAGGTGAACATGACCATCAACGGCCAAGAGATCAGCGAGGAGATCGAGCCTCGCCTCCTTCTCGTGCATTTCATCCGAGACCAAGTCGGTCTCACAGGAACTCATTGGGGCTGTGACACCAGCAACTGCGGGACGTGCGTCGTACTAGTCGACGGCGAGCCGGTGAAGTCCTGCACGATGCTTACGGCAATGGCCGGCGGCCACGACATTACAACCGTCGAAGGCCTCGAAGTGGATGGGGTCCTTGACCCGATACAGGAGGGATTCATGCAATGCCATGGGTTGCAGTGTGGCTTTTGCACACCCGGCATGATGCTGACCGCACGGGCACTTCTAGACAAGAACGCCGACCCGAGTGATGCCGAGATCCGGGAGGCCATTTCTGGCCAGATCTGCCGTTGTACGGGGTATGCAACCATCGTGCGATCCATTCAGTGGGCCGCTAACAATCAGCTAGAAGCTGCGATCGGGAGTACATCATGACCACAACCGAAACTCCGACCGAGGCAGCAGAAGAGCAAGAACGGCCGATCGGATTCGGTCGATTACTGCGGAAAGAAGACCCTCGACTGATTCGCGGGATGGGAAACTTTGTTGATGACATCCAGCTTCCTGGCATGCTGCACCTCGCGATATTGCGGTCCCCAATGGCGCATGCCCGAATCGTCAGCATTGATACGTCGGCGGCGCTTGCTCACCCCAAGGTGGTTGCGGTCATCACAGGTGAGGATCTTGCCGAGAAAGGTCTGGCGTGGATGCCGACCCTCTCCAACGACACACAGGCAGTGTTGGCGACCGACAAGGTTCGATTCCAGCACCAGGAGGTCGCCTTCGTTGTCGCTGAGGACCGATACTCGGCGCGCGACGCGCTTGAACTCATCGTTGTCGACTACGAGCGGCTTGATCCGGTAATCGACGTTCGTAAGGCGCTTGATGCCGATGCTCCGTTGATTCGCGATGACCTTGAAGACAAGACTGACAACCGGATCTTTGACTGGGAGACCGGTGACGAGGCCGCGACCGCTGAGGTATTCGACAGCGCCGACGTCGTAGTCAGCGAGGAAATTATCTACCCGCGAGTTCACCCTGCACCGATGGAAACGTGCGGATGTGTTGCCGACGTCGAACGTGTGTCGGGCAAGTTGACGCTGTGGTGCACGTCGCAGGCACCGCATGCGCACCGCACCATCTATGCATTGGTCACAGGTTTACCGGAACATAAAATTCGGATAATTGCGCCCGATATCGGCGGAGGCTTCGGCAACAAAGTGCCGATCTACCCCGGGTATGTGTGTGCGATTGTGGCTTCGCTGGTGATCGGCAAGCCCGTGAAATGGATGGAGGATCGTACCGAGAACCTGGTCAGCACAGGATTTGCCCGTGACTACATCATGAAGGCCGAAATCGCAGCCACGAAGGATGGAAAGATCCTCGCGGTACGCAGCGAAGTGCTTGCGGACCATGGAGCATTCAACGGGGTCGCCTCGCCCGCCAAGTACCCTGCCGGGTTCTTTGGTGTGTTCACAGGCAGCTACGACCTTGAGGCAGCGTATACGAAGATGACGGCCGTGTATACGAACAAGGCGCCGGGCGGCGTCGCGTACGCGTGTTCTTTCCGGATCACCGAGGCGGTCTACATGGTGGAACGTCTTGTCGACTGTCTCGCATACGAATTGGAAATGGACCCAGCCGAACTCCGTCTGAAGAACCTTCTCAAGCCCGAGCAGTTTCCGTACACGACGAAAACGGGATGGGTGTACGACTCGGGCAACTACGAGCCGGCGATGCGCAAGGCCATGGACATGGCTGGTTATGACGAACTGCGTCGCGAGCAGGCTGAGAAACGTGAGCGCGGAGAGCTGATGGGTATCGGTGTTTCATTTTTCACTGAGGCCGTGGGCGCAGGGCCCCGCAAGGACATGGACATCCTGGGTCTCGGAATGGCCGACGGCTGCGAACTCCGTATTCATCCCACTGGCAAGGCGGTGGTACGTCTGTCGGTGAAGTCACAGGGTCAAGGACACGAGACAACATTTGCGCAGATAGTCTCGGAAGAAATCGGCATTCCTCCAGAAGACATTGAAGTTGTGCAGGGCGATACCGACAACACGCCGTTCGGTCTGGGCACCTACGGGAGCCGGTCCACGCCGGTGTCGGGTGCTGCCGCGGCCCTCGTGACCCGCAAGGTGCGCGACAAGGCACAGATCATCGCCTCCGGCATGCTGGAAGTTTCCGTTGCGGACCTTGAGTGGAACAAGGGTTCGTTTTCGGTGAAGGGCGATCCGTCTAAATCGGTGACGATTCAAGAGATTGCGTTCAGGTCCTACGGCGCCGGTGACTTGCCCGAGGGAGTCGAAGGCGGACTCGAGGCGCAGATCTGTTACAACCCGGAGAACTTGACGTACCCGTTCGGCGCATACATCTGCGTCGTCGACATCGATCCCGGTACTGCTGTTGTCAAAGTACGACGCTTTATTGCGGTCGACGACTGCGGCACACAGATCAATCCGATGATCATTGAAGGGCAAGTGCACGGCGGCCTAACGGATGGCATTGGCATGGCAATGATGCAGATGGTTTCGTTCGATGAGGACGGCAACTGCCTTGCTGGTTCGTTCATGGACTACCTGATTCCCACGGCGTTGGAAACGCCAACATGGGAGACCGGTTACACCGTCACGCCGTCGCCGCATCACCCGATCGGCGCAAAGGGAATTGGCGAGTCGGCAACGGTTGGTTCACCTCCAGCTGTTGTCAACGCAATCGTCGATGCCCTGAAGCCGTACGGCGTTCGGCACGCCGACATGCCACTGACACCGTCGCGGGTGTGGGAGGCCATGCAGGGCAACCACACTCCGCCGATCTGACATCGATGCTGGCCCATCGACGTCAGGCTGATCGCGCCGCAGAACTTACGGCACAGGATATTGCCTTTGTGCAGGCGACCGTCGTGCGAGCGCAGTGCCCGACCTCAACAAGGCCTGGAGATTCAGCGATCATTTTGGCTGACGGAACGATCGAGGGATTTGTTGGAGGTCAGTGTGCGGAGAGTTCTGTGCGCGCGGCGGCGGCCTCTATTTTCGATTCTGGCGAGGCCCTGTTGTTGCGAATTCTGCCCGAGGGCGAAGACGACTTCCCCGAGAGCGAAGGGGCTAAAACGGTCGTCAACCCTTGTCTCTCGGGTGGTGCCGTCGAGGTCTTCCTTGAGCCGATGCTGCCGTCACCGAGAGTCACTCTGGTCGGAACGTCGCCCATTGCGAGCGCGCTCGAGCTCTTCGCTGGTCACCTTGGATTTCTGGTCCAAAACTGCGACCCGAAAACGTTGGACCTAAACAACTGCGTGGCTGTTCTCATATCTAGCCATGGCCGTTTCGAAGGCGAGGCGATTCGAACCGCTCTCGACGGGGGAGTGAAATTCATCGGACTGGTTGCGAGCGCGGCAAGGGGGAAAGCCGTTCTCGTCGAGCTCAATCTGTCCGAGGACGAGCGACGCATTGTAAGAACGCCGATAGGGATCGACATCGGCGCCAAAACGGCCGAAGAAATTGCACTTTCGATCTTGGCCGAATTAGTTCGGGCCGTTCGAAAAGAGGGGCTCAGGCCGACGTCGCCGATTGTGACCGATAGACCCGA
This window of the Acidobacteriota bacterium genome carries:
- a CDS encoding LysR family transcriptional regulator, translating into MTPTQLRAFAAIVRHGTAKAAADELGISAAAISSHTAALRKELNDPLYHPSSAGLAFTPGGLRLAARAQELLGLQEQTRQEVLAASRGQRVLRLATTSLFAEYAAAGLLELFKKRANDIEVEMSVHPSHRAAELLSSRQADIVISPMSPISTHSFRSSQFLRYELVIVASANHPLAKSRGDAATLRSQTWFLGPSAAEERGATARLLKRFAVPEENQRIFQSHAAAISEIQTNGGIAILPDFRTASYLANGSLKRISARGTTESGVWTATSLVSSQTTAVAAELMRFITTPRATRAMLSGSGANIRHFRPSVHVTLWN
- a CDS encoding xanthine dehydrogenase family protein subunit M, translated to MQVPAPFEYERATSVEHAIALRERLGEEARFIAGGHSLLPMMKLRLANPEYLIDINDLTELFYITEAEGEIRIGAMTRHRDLLDSDLLAQHFPIFRDAEKVIADPVVRNRGTLGGSLCQADPSEDLTAVCNALDASCVIKSTSGERVVSMSDFHVGPYETAVGPAEMLTEIRIPLKPNSGSAYEKVERRAGDWAIVSAGAAIWMDGDRIADGRVGLAAVGPNTTLIGPVSDALHNVVPSEDLYEAVGEIAAANCAPQDDLRGTVAYKTHLAKELTRRALRRAVARVQGQEA
- a CDS encoding (2Fe-2S)-binding protein produces the protein MQVNMTINGQEISEEIEPRLLLVHFIRDQVGLTGTHWGCDTSNCGTCVVLVDGEPVKSCTMLTAMAGGHDITTVEGLEVDGVLDPIQEGFMQCHGLQCGFCTPGMMLTARALLDKNADPSDAEIREAISGQICRCTGYATIVRSIQWAANNQLEAAIGSTS
- a CDS encoding carbon-monoxide dehydrogenase large subunit, with protein sequence MTTTETPTEAAEEQERPIGFGRLLRKEDPRLIRGMGNFVDDIQLPGMLHLAILRSPMAHARIVSIDTSAALAHPKVVAVITGEDLAEKGLAWMPTLSNDTQAVLATDKVRFQHQEVAFVVAEDRYSARDALELIVVDYERLDPVIDVRKALDADAPLIRDDLEDKTDNRIFDWETGDEAATAEVFDSADVVVSEEIIYPRVHPAPMETCGCVADVERVSGKLTLWCTSQAPHAHRTIYALVTGLPEHKIRIIAPDIGGGFGNKVPIYPGYVCAIVASLVIGKPVKWMEDRTENLVSTGFARDYIMKAEIAATKDGKILAVRSEVLADHGAFNGVASPAKYPAGFFGVFTGSYDLEAAYTKMTAVYTNKAPGGVAYACSFRITEAVYMVERLVDCLAYELEMDPAELRLKNLLKPEQFPYTTKTGWVYDSGNYEPAMRKAMDMAGYDELRREQAEKRERGELMGIGVSFFTEAVGAGPRKDMDILGLGMADGCELRIHPTGKAVVRLSVKSQGQGHETTFAQIVSEEIGIPPEDIEVVQGDTDNTPFGLGTYGSRSTPVSGAAAALVTRKVRDKAQIIASGMLEVSVADLEWNKGSFSVKGDPSKSVTIQEIAFRSYGAGDLPEGVEGGLEAQICYNPENLTYPFGAYICVVDIDPGTAVVKVRRFIAVDDCGTQINPMIIEGQVHGGLTDGIGMAMMQMVSFDEDGNCLAGSFMDYLIPTALETPTWETGYTVTPSPHHPIGAKGIGESATVGSPPAVVNAIVDALKPYGVRHADMPLTPSRVWEAMQGNHTPPI
- a CDS encoding XdhC family protein, yielding MLAHRRQADRAAELTAQDIAFVQATVVRAQCPTSTRPGDSAIILADGTIEGFVGGQCAESSVRAAAASIFDSGEALLLRILPEGEDDFPESEGAKTVVNPCLSGGAVEVFLEPMLPSPRVTLVGTSPIASALELFAGHLGFLVQNCDPKTLDLNNCVAVLISSHGRFEGEAIRTALDGGVKFIGLVASAARGKAVLVELNLSEDERRIVRTPIGIDIGAKTAEEIALSILAELVRAVRKEGLRPTSPIVTDRPESALDPVCGMTVVVAHDTPHLVVDGIDHWFCNSGCRTRYAEEIGLTL